The Osmia bicornis bicornis chromosome 12, iOsmBic2.1, whole genome shotgun sequence genome includes a region encoding these proteins:
- the LOC114871754 gene encoding dehydrogenase/reductase SDR family protein 7-like — MKEESLKGWHLIWWLFKLFGFPITIPWLIYHFFDIIQQKRRKAALSGKVVMITGASSGLGEALAHVFYDCGCKIILVSRRKEELERVKNALMNTYVTVTTYPPVVLTMDITNMTSLQSEVASITEICGKIDILINNAGISYRGDVVNTNVDVDTKVMLTNYFAQIALTKVVLPFMIKQQSGHVVCVSSIQGRIAIPYRSAYAASKHALQAWCDSCRAELADQNIKVTVASPGYIKTAISLNAITGTGQIYGAMDQATEEGYSPEYVANYILKAVLKQEKDVVIAPFVPKCAIYLRVLCPSLYFWIMHKRARKTAKKE; from the exons ATGAAAGAAGAATCGCTAAAGGGTTGGCACCTTATATGGTGGTTGTTCAAGTTATTTGGATTTCCAATAACTATTCCATGGttaatatatcatttttttgATATTATACAACAAAAACGGAGAAAAGCTGCTCTGAGTGGGAAG gTGGTCATGATAACTGGAGCCAGTTCAGGATTAGGAGAAGCCCTAGCTCATGTTTTCTATGATTGTggttgtaaaattattttagttTCTAGAAGGAAAGAGGAACTGGAAAGAGTAAAAAATGCATTAATGAATACTTATGTT ACAGTGACAACTTATCCACCTGTAGTTTTGACAATGGACATAACAAATATGACCTCTCTCCAATCTGAAGTAGCATCAATAACAGAAATTTGTGGAAAGATTGATATTCTCATTAATAATGCTGGTATTTCTTACAGAGGGGATGTGGTTAAtactaatgtagatgtagatACAAAAGTAATGCttacaaattattttgcaCAAATTGCTTTGACAAAAG TTGTACTTCCATTTATGATAAAGCAACAGTCTGGTCATGTAGTATGTGTAAGTAGTATACAAGGAAGAATTGCAATTCCATACAG GTCTGCATATGCTGCTTCTAAACACGCATTACAAGCATGGTGTGATAGTTGCAGAGCAGAATTGGCTGATCAGAATATAAAAGTTACAGTTGCCAGTCCTGGTTATATAAAAACTGCTATTTCTCTTAATGCAATAACAGGAACTGGACAAATTTATGGAG CAATGGACCAAGCTACAGAAGAGGGATACTCTCCAGAATATGTAGCAAACTATATTTTGAAAGCAGTATTAAAGCAGGAGAAAGATGTAGTAATAGCTCCATTTGTCCCAAAATGTGCAATATACTTAAGAGTTTTATGTCCATCTCTTTATTTCTGGATAATGCATAAAAGAGCAAGAAAGACAGCTAAGAAAGAATAA
- the LOC114871755 gene encoding transmembrane protein 11 homolog, mitochondrial has translation MVDEAGDRDDSANVAIIREVYDNENAHETFEYELERALESECNLIVIEPSKLGDETSRWIAVGNCLHKTAALSGLAAITTGLIWGDKPYICGPLGFISIISCGLYTVSWQFDPCCQYQVETDTSKLPHVELLAVLGPSSPTFLVKKDDTRRRILHTTITLVALSISAWRVYQAFK, from the exons ATGGTAGATGAAGCTGGTGACAG GGATGATTCTGCAAATGTCGCCATTATTAGAGAGGTGTATGATAATGAGAACGCACATGAAACGTTCGAATATGAACTAGAAAGAGCATTAGAGTCAGAATGCAATTTAATTGTTATTGAACCATCTAAACTAGGTGATGAAACCTCCAGGTGGATAGCAGTAGGTAACTGTCTTCATAAGACTGCAGCATTATCGGGTCTTGCAGCCATAACCACAG GTTTGATTTGGGGTGATAAACCCTATATCTGTGGTCCATTAGGTTTTATATCTATCATATCCTGTGGACTTTATACAGTTTCTTGGCAGTTTGATCCCTGTTGTCAGTACCAGGTTGAAACTGACACAAGTAAGCTACCACACGTAGAATTGCTAGCTGTTTTAGGACCATCATCTCCAACATTTCTTGTAAAAAAAGATGATACAAGAAGAAGAATTCTACATACAACTATTACATTGGTAGCGCTCAGCATCAGTGCCTGGAGAGTGTATCAGGCatttaaatga
- the LOC114871730 gene encoding golgin IMH1 has product MSNPLVASAENKLNDLNKKIAEIKKKIQLSEGQRKANFEEYEAKKHEYAESIGSLKHRVKELYAEYANLKNNEGKSESSVHMSRKSSAHEKKRNLSETIAKAEEDNVRLRKRHDLIKYQRQRRQQKLHLLLGEYNELMNDKMQKIFKKKVENPLKNKIVKLEVRLEHIKMMQIKANIVRMKYRSMRSDLKEKSVFYASSLKNLEYEMREQENEMKRLQRVKEEAITLRDNTQETLIKEEIEVTNCSKERNAVLEEYRRRVLERKTELERLEKMIFHSRSRDDFDTRGKSGVVSTEDITKDEVTRLEEAFSKLRSATGVSRTEDVLNRFLGQRATKDNLQKMRLATEQEKMALEKQRQQLLAEMETKKFSETKNAEQNAEEVETLNGQIGEQRSRQLKAETERQRIEDLLREITTTLWNVCNKFRDIIDALPEEPSEIENPLELIDLMNEKSKSIIDTLGGPDKYLEVLNEVVIDKVETVSMTTTSAEGKVARSNGGGPLFPRFPSSTTPAMILSEEEEEIPTRNHLKKQAQQLVDIKSRRKGFTFRR; this is encoded by the exons ATGTCCAATCCTTTGGTAGCCAGtgcagaaaataaattgaacgaTTTGAATAAGAAAATCGCCGAAATCAAAAAAAAGATCCAGCTGTCAG AGGGACAAAGAAAAGCGAATTTCGAGGAGTACGAAGCGAAGAAGCACGAGTACGCGGAGAGTATCGGGTCTCTTAAGCACAGGGTTAAGGAGCTTTACGCGGAGTATGCAAacttaaaaaat AATGAGGGAAAATCGGAGAGCAGTGTTCACATGAGTCGCAAGTCGTCGGCTCATGAGAAAAAACGCAATTTAAGCGAGACAATTGCTAAAGCGGAGGAGGACAATGTACGCTTAAGAAAGAGGCACGATCTAATTAAATATCAACGCCAGAGG AGACAGCAGAAATTACATCTGTTACTCGGAGAGTACAACGAATTGATGAATGATAAAATGcagaaaatatttaagaaGAAGGTGGAGAACCCATTAAAAAAT aaaattgtgaaattggAGGTACGTTTGGAGCACATCAAAATGATGCAGATCAAGGCGAACATAGTGCGAATGAAGTATCGTTCCATGCGTTCcgatttgaaagaaaaatcggTGTTTTACGCGTCTTCCTTGAAGAACTTGGAGTACGAGATGAGAGAACAGGAAAACGAAATGAAACGTCTACAG AGAGTGAAGGAAGAAGCGATTACGTTAAGAGATAACACGCAGGAGACGTTGATAAAGGAGGAAATTGAAGTTACAAATTGCAGTAAAGAACGAAATGCTGTACTCGAGGAATACAG ACGACGCGTGTTAGAACGAAAGACGGAACTCGAACGGTTGGAAAAGATGATATTCCATTCGCGTTCTCGAGACGATTTCGACACACGTGGGAAAAGTGGCGTGGTGTCCACAGAGGACATTACCAAGGACGAGGTGACACGACTGGAGGAGGCGTTCTCCAAGCTTCGCAGCGCGACCGGAGTGTCCAGGACCGAGGACGTTCTGAACCGGTTTCTGGGTCAGCGGGCGACCAAGGATAATTTACAGAAAATGCGACTGGCCACGGAGCAAGAGAAAATGGCGTTAGAAAAGCAAAGACAACAGCTCCTCGCCGAGATGGAAACGAAAAAGTTCTCGGAAACGAAGAACGCGGAACA AAACGCGGAAGAAGTAGAAACGTTGAACGGTCAGATCGGTGAGCAACGATCGCGTCAATTAAAGGCAGAAACGGAAAGACAAAGGATCGAAGATCTTCTACGAGAAATAACTACCACGTTGTGGAACGTATGCAATAAGTTTCGA GATATAATTGATGCTTTGCCTGAGGAGCCGAGCGAAATCGAAAATCCTTTGGAACTGATAGATTTGATGAATGAAAAATCGAAGAGCATAATTGATACCTTAGGAGGGCCAGATAAGTACCTCGAAGTATTGAATGAAGTTGTAATTGATAAG gtGGAAACGGTATCGATGACAACGACATCAGCAGAGGGAAAAGTAGCACGTTCGAATGGAGGAGGACCGCTTTTTCCACGATTTCCATCCTCAACAACACCAGCAATGATACTTtcggaagaagaagaagagatacCAACTAGGAACCATCTTAAAAAACAAGCACAACAGTTGGTTGACATAAAAAGCCGTCGAAAAGGATTCACCTTTAGAAGATAA